Part of the Paenibacillus guangzhouensis genome is shown below.
ATCAAGGCGTGGGATTGATTCCTTACTTCCCGCTCGCTGGCGGTATCTTAAGCGGCAAGTACCTTGCAGCGGAGCAAGCGCCGCAAGGCTCTAGAGCAGAGACGGATCCGAGCTTCAACCGATTCCTGAACGATCAGACAATTGCGTTAGGGCAGCAGGTCAGCAAGTTGGCTGCAGATCGAGGCTGTACGCCTAGCGCGCTATCGCTCGCATGGCTGATGGATCAACCGGTCGTCTCGACGGTCATTGTGGGTGCGACGAAGGTCCAACAGCTTGAGGATAACCTGCAGAGTCTAGAAGTTAGGCTTACGCCTGAACTCACGCAATCTCTACAGGAGGTTAGCGAACCATTCCGCGAGGGCAAGCCTTTTGCCTTGTATCGCCTTTCTTAATAAGCTGCGAGTTGATCGCTTCAAATCCCCATCTTCCAAGAGATGGGGATTTTTTTGCATCCAGGTGTTGACATATTGCGAATATTGTATATAGTATATATATACACTATTTACTTGATGAACACACATCAATGATCGGAGGTAGATAATGAACATCATCATATCTCACGCATCTGAAGATCCGATTTACATCCAGATTGTAAATCAGATTCGACATAGTATATTGAACGGCGAGATGAAGGCCGGAGATAGTCTCCCGTCCATCCGTCAGCTTGCCAAGGATTTGCAAGTGAGTGTGATTACGACGAAGCGCGTGTACGAAGAGCTGGAGAAGGAGAAGTTGATCGACTCGGTCGTCGGCAAAGGCTCATTCGTCTCGGGCGCCAACATGGAGTTCATCCGGGAACAGCGCATGAAGCTGCTCGAGGACAAGATGCTCGAAGTGATCCGGGAGAGCCGTGATCTGAACATGAGCGAGGAAGACGTTATCAATCATTTGAAGTTGTTGTTCGAGGAGGAACAGACATCATGAATGCCATAGAAGTACGTAACTTAAGCAAGTCCTATTCCCAATTTTCCGTTGATAATATATCTCTTGATATCAAGAAAGGTTATATCACGGGTCTGATCGGACCGAACGGCGCA
Proteins encoded:
- a CDS encoding GntR family transcriptional regulator — translated: MNIIISHASEDPIYIQIVNQIRHSILNGEMKAGDSLPSIRQLAKDLQVSVITTKRVYEELEKEKLIDSVVGKGSFVSGANMEFIREQRMKLLEDKMLEVIRESRDLNMSEEDVINHLKLLFEEEQTS